One region of Triticum aestivum cultivar Chinese Spring chromosome 6B, IWGSC CS RefSeq v2.1, whole genome shotgun sequence genomic DNA includes:
- the LOC123139420 gene encoding serine/threonine-protein kinase/endoribonuclease IRE1: MRSLRRVLLPLVLLSGLAFRGARFEDEATAAPAPLLLPLPLPPQQPAPPLALPAGGGRGDDASSTEIVPAEQPFLVRPPRRRPVPSNAVKNPDVGPGISSELRFYDNGTIQLVDRLSESPLWQFSTGPPLSKHITTTNSDLSYLIYPLDESDLVEVHNGTGVKLPWELEDFIARTPYIRDSVVTIGSKASTTFAVDADSGEIIYKHSLPAALNELAVPAGEAPSKLDVGRSSNIIVVVRTDYSLSASDLGVHLFNWTRSSFCANYYVKQSHPNMLEQSSCLQENIPCIRTDGVPIKLTLPDSSTANALVLQDVNKVTTRDGADALRQLQTLVIPQQTASKSGVALNGTQNQTVDGALVHLVPADPQTNRFTNNAYGLLFPVLTLLVVLAWLVRLAYSSKSCKQFMSVLMKPFVREQKSIDLRGKSEGTSKRRKTRKKDGRANSTEIGSASDKESSGTGGSNEMLYALPDGLDGCQIGKLRVHKKEIGKGSNGTVVFEGSYDGREVAVKRLLRSHTDIAQKEIQNLIASDRDPNIVRLYGCDQDDNFVYISLERCRCSLADLIQQHTDPSFSDVEKIDVELWTQDGLPSPQLLKLMRDVVAGIVHLHSLGIIHRDLKPQNVLISKEGSLSAKLSDMGISKRLQEDMSSLSHHGTGYGSSGWQAPEQLRRASQTRAMDLFSLGCLIFYCITKGKHPFGEYYERDINIINGHFDLFVVDHIPEAVHLISLLLQPKPDERPTAVYAINHPLFWSPELRLLFLRDTSDRIEKTTETDLLNALESIGHQAFGGKWREKLDDGLVADVGRYRKYNFESTRDLLRLIRNKSGHYRELPADLKELLGSLPEGFDRYFSSRFPKLLIEVYKVMSVYCKDEEDFRKYFIGISV, translated from the exons atgaGGTCGCTCCGCCGGGTCCTCCTCCCGCTCGTCCTCCTCTCGGGCCTCGCCTTCCGCGGGGCCCGCTTCGAGGACGaggccaccgccgcccccgcccctctcctcctcccgctcccCCTGCCGCCGCAGCAGCCGGCGCCGCCCCTCGCGCTCCCCGCCGGCGGGGGGCGAGGGGACGATGCGAGCTCCACGGAGATCGTCCCCGCGGAGCAGCCGTTCCTGGtcaggccgccgcgccgccggccggTGCCGTCGAACGCTGTAAAAAACCCGGATGTAGGGCCCGGCATCAG CTCTGAACTGCGATTTTATGACAATGGCACAATTCAGCTTGTCGACCGTCTATCAGAATCTCCTCTGTGGCAGTTCTCCACAGGACCACCTCTGTCCAAGCACATTACTACCACAAACTCTGATTTGAGCTATCTCATATATCCTTTGGACGAGTCTGATCTCGTGGAAGTTCATAATGGCACCGGTGTG AAACTTCCCTGGGAACTGGAAGACTTTATCGCTAGAACTCCATACATACGGGATTCTGTGGTTACTATTGGATCAAAAGCCTCGACAACTTTTGCCGTTGATGCTGATAGTGGTGAGATCATTTACAAGCATAGTCTGCCAGCCGCCTTGAATGAGTTAGCAGTCCCGGCTGGGGAAGCACCATCCAAGTTAGATGTTGGTAGAAGTTCTAATATCATCGTGGTTGTGAGAACCGATTATTCTCTCAGTGCATCAGATCTTGGTGTACATTTGTTTAACTGGACACGATCTTCGTTCTGTGCAAACTACTATGTTAAACAAAGCCATCCAAATATGCTTGAACAATCATCCTGTTTGCAAGAAAATATTCCGTGCATTAGGACCGATGGTGTACCGATCAAACTTACTTTACCTGATTCCAGTACAGCTAATGCACTTGTCTTGCAAGATGTGAACAAAGTTACCACTAGGGATGGTGCTGATGCTTTGAGACAACTTCAAACTTTGGTGATTCCACAACAAACTGCTAGCAAGTCTGGTGTAGCCCTGAATGGCACTCAGAATCAAACTGTTGATGGTGCTCTTGTTCATCTTGTCCCTGCTGACCCCCAAACCAACAGGTTCACTAATAATGCTTATGGATTGCTATTCCCGGTGCTTACCTTATTGGTGGTCCTTGCTTGGCTGGTGAGGTTGGCCTATTCAAGCAAGTCTTGCAAGCAATTCATGAGTGTACTTATGAAGCCATTTGTTCGTGAACAGAAATCAATAGACCTTAGAGGGAAGTCAGAGGGAACATCTAAGAGAAGGAAAACACGGAAGAAAGATGGAAGGGCCAATAGCACAGAGATCGGTTCAGCCTCTGACAAAGAGAGCAGTGGAACTGGTGGGTCAAATGAGATGCTGTATGCACTCCCTGATGGCCTTGACGGATGCCAGATTGGAAAACTTCGTGTTCACAAAAAGGAAATTGGTAAAGGGAGCAATGGCACAGTTGTCTTTGAGGGTTCATATGATGGACGTGAAGTTGCAGTGAAACGCCTGCTTCGTTCACACACTGATATAGCCCAAAAAGAGATTCAGAATCTTATTGCATCGGATCGTGATCCTAATATTGTTAGACTGTATGGCTGCGATCAGGATGACAATTTTGTTTATATTTCCCTTGAGAGGTGCCGCTGCAGCTTGGCTGATCTGATCCAACAGCATACAGATCCATCTTTTTCAGATGTTGAGAAAATAGATGTAGAACTTTGGACGCAGGATGGACTTCCTTCGCCACAACTCCTAAAGCTGATGAG AGATGTTGTCGCTGGTATTGTGCATTTACATAGTTTAGGAATCATACATCGCGATTTGAAGCCTCAGAATGTCTTAATAAGTAAGGAGGGATCTCTCAGTGCAAAGCTTTCTGATATGGGTATCAGTAAGCGTTTGCAAGAGGATATGTCGTCTCTTAGTCACCATGGCACTG GATATGGAAGCTCCGGTTGGCAAGCACCTGAGCAGCTTCGTCGTGCTAGTCAGACTCGTGCAATGGATTTATTTAGTTTGGGCTGCCTTATTTTCTATTGTATCACTAAAGGCAAGCATCCGTTTGGTGAGTACTATGAACGGGACATAAACATTATAAACGGTCACTTTGATCTCTTCGTGGTGGATCACATTCCAGAAGCGGTGCATCTTATTTCTCTGTTGTTACAACCAAAACCTGATGAGAG ACCCACGGCGGTGTACGCGATAAATCATCCTCTCTTTTGGAGCCCTGAGTTGCGGCTTTTGTTTCTAAGAGATACCAGCGATAGAATTGAGAAAACCACTGAAACTGACCTCCTTAATGCTTTGGAAAGCATAGGGCATCAAGCTTTTGGTGGAAAATGGCGAGAAAAGTTGGATGATGGTCTGGTTGCTGATGTGGGTCGTTATAGGAAATATAATTTCGAGTCAACTCGTGACCTTCTCAGGTTGATTAGAAACAAGTCAGGACATTACAGAGAGCTTCCAGCTGATCTCAAG